Proteins found in one Sorghum bicolor cultivar BTx623 chromosome 1, Sorghum_bicolor_NCBIv3, whole genome shotgun sequence genomic segment:
- the LOC8058757 gene encoding uncharacterized protein LOC8058757 yields MSPPEIQSTMSPPPPAGCPLSHCCLWNELCSPLNPRVDPGREYASMPTGADDSPARSVLVGITATSGGLRSLRLHRFRVAGSGRVIGRSGVALETLGDDYYRATTRTSHIRAASAVGSSDGRHLWLYFFSREADFSDPKVAKVAPPVPLQLQMDLGAANDDKGITVSRLPDLPIGPLMPTCPISAAGDLWAPYLTGVHGTSSFVMQRFDKYAEKWVKVKTLALKLPPTGADMLSDTIPVLQGHVVIGDTILLSLWPFHLFYTFNCSTSTWAAVATSKNDGTSFAPIRERGVYVEEDDTIYFLCGATIFAYKLCKDQDQYQMAPPTRLGCVCPFSHEGYGFLAYLGGRVMCSVWIGVKLLCNCDAKHVLITTFRVKGDGSEHFVPKGVKVLHSTCRRLDMAPSKSLKSYLEFSFLQEYKEFNHENATPPAKTRRGDVMESSMLLEDMEVPASFNVVKSSNMPGCCRDVLNEVSLLCTAMLEKSAIRTNKTLYIICQVASHSTVYTINILDGRLTCHDKTLTPHCILETSMWYIEDVILNQLIERSWHFFCDSKSIYAAPSVENKVYSCCLDQGYIDSIDSTRPVGVQFHLVVLVGITVVAISGSLQDVYHLSQGKWICHTTSGPPDLDKEVRLSGYVVLSSSTFMVSDADENRCFLHDIVNDKWNIVKPLKPSGSPVSACLSERCVFAKGFIYTCSDWGLAAFELVEQGGSYYLGELVDLRFSWLNYWERNRMCLEYVGEDTSSGAIMFCVAGDDQIHQPGYPINEKPVRITTVQVKTEEMPDGKLKPKSICHVDIGTTFVQGIGGALWTRDCFAAADIHA; encoded by the exons ATGTCGCCGCCGGAAATTCAATCCACgatgtcgccgccgccgccggcgggttGTCCCTTAAGCCATTGCTGCCTCTGGAATGAGCTGTGCTCGCCGCTAAACCCGCGCGTCGACCCCGGCCGGGAGTACGCCTCCATGCCGACCGGCGCGGACGACAGCCCCGCCCGGTCGGTTCTGGTCGGGATCACGGCGACGTCAGGGGGTCTCCGCTCGCTACGCCTCCATCGATTCCGCGTCGCGGGCTCCGGCCGCGTCATAGGCCGGAGCGGCGTTGCCCTGGAGACCTTGGGCGACGACTACTACAGAGCCACGACTCGTACGTCACACATCCGCGCTGCCAGCGCCGTGGGTAGCTCCGACGGCCGCCACCTCTGGCTCTACTTCTTCTCCCGGGAAGCTGACTTCTCCGACCCCAAAGTCGCCAAAGTCGCCCCTCCCGTCCCCCTGCAGCTGCAAATGGACCTCGGCGCCGCCAACGACGACAAGGGCATCACTGTGTCACGTCTGCCGGATCTACCTATAGGGCCCCTCATGCCGACCTGCCCGATCTCGGCTGCCGGCGACCTCTGGGCACCATACCTCACTGGAGTTCATGGCACTTCCAGCTTCGTGATGCAACGCTTTGACAAGTATGCTGAAAAGTGGGTGAAGGTCAAGACCCTCGCGTTGAAACTTCCCCCAACGGGCGCTGACATGCTCAGCGATACCATCCCTGTCCTCCAGGGGCATGTGGTGATTGGTGACACAATCCTATTGTCGCTCTGGCCATTTCACCTCTTCTACACGTTCAATTGCTCTACCAGTACCTGGGCCGCAGTTGCTACCTCCAAGAATGATGGGACGTCGTTCGCTCCAATACGTGAACGTGGTGTGTATGTGGAGGAAGATGACACGATCTACTTCCTCTGTGGTGCTACTATATTTGCCTACAAGCTGTGCAAGGACCAGGATCAGTATCAGATGGCGCCGCCTACCAGACTTGGCTGTGTTTGTCCTTTCAGCCATGAAGGATATGGGTTCCTCGCATATCTTGGTGGCAGGGTCATGTGCTCTGTCTGGATCGGTGTTAAGCTCCTTTGCAATTGTGATGCCAAACATGTGCTAATCACCACATTTCGAGTCAAGGGAGATGGCAGTGAGCACTTCGTCCCCAAAGGTGTGAAAGTCTTGCATTCCACCTGCCGCCGGTTAGACATGGCGCCGAGCAAGTCCCTTAAATCCTACCTTGAGTTCAGCTTCCTACA GGAGTACAAGGAGTTCAATCATGAGAACGCAACACCGCCTGCAAAAACGAGGAGAGGTGATGTAATGGAATCCTCAATGCTGCTGGAGGACATGGAAGTTCCAGCCAGCTTCAATGTGGTCAAGTCCTCCAATATGCCTGGTTGTTGCAG AGATGTTTTGAATGAAGTGTCATTGTTATGCACTGCTATGCTTGAGAAGTCTGCTATCCGGACGAACAAAACTTTATATATTATTTGCCAAGTTGCTTCTCATTCAACTGTGTATACGATTAATATCCTGGATGGAAGATTGACGTGCCATGACAAGACTCTCACACCACATTGCATTCTGGAGACATCTATGTGGTACATTGAGGATGTTATCCTGAATCAGCTTATTGAAAGATCCTGGCATTTTTTTTGTGACAGCAAATCCATATATGCTGCCCCATCTGTTGAAAATAAAGTTTATTCATGTTGTTTGGATCAGGGATACATCGATAGCATTGATTCAACAAGGCCTGTTGGTGTTCAATTCCACCTTGTTGTTCTAGTTGGTATCACGGTTGTTGCTATAAGTGGTTCTCTCCAAGATGTCTATCACTTGTCTCAAGGCAAATGGATATGCCACACGACATCTGGGCCTCCTGATCTAGATAAGGAGGTCCGTCTGTCTGGATATGTAGTGTTGAGTTCTTCTACCTTTATGGTTTCTGATGCTGATGAAAATCGCTGCTTTCTGCATGACATAGTTAATGACAAATGGAACATTGTCAAGCCTCTCAAGCCAAGCGGTTCACCTGTAAGTGCTTGTCTAAGTGAAAGATGTGTATTTGCCAAGGGTTTTATTTACACTTGCTCAGATTGGGGTCTTGCTGCATTTGAGTTGGTTGAGCAAGGTGGTTCTTATTACCTTGGCGAGCTGGTAGATTTGCGGTTTTCATGGCTGAACTATTGGGAACGCAACAGAATGTGCTTGGAATATGTTGGTGAAGACACAAGCTCTGGTGCCATTATGTTTTGTGTGGCGGGAG ATGATCAAATTCATCAGCCTGGTTATCCAATAAATGAGAAACCTGTACGTATCACTACTGTCCAGGTGAAGACTGAAGAAATGCCTGATGGTAAGCTGAAACCGAAGTCAATTTGCCATGTGGACATTGGCACTACTTTTGTTCAGGGGATTGGAGGGGCACTTTGGACCCGAGATTGCTTTGCAGCTGCTGATATTCATGCCTGA
- the LOC8058758 gene encoding ricin B-like lectin R40C1, translating to MYDYGLGHPWLNPEGTFKVFCKADEGLCLAVRGGSLVLAAADPADEHQHWFKDVRFSLRIKDEEGKPVFSLINKATGLAIRHSLGPYHPVRLLEFDPEGFEESLLWTESGHLGRDFGCIRMMHDVDMGLDAALPRGEDGVRDGTGITLTEGAEAEGDTRSWKIVFWSEEANKTCAGLYAEPTCRIYCKADEGFSLTVRDGAVCLAPTDADDDYQHWIQDKRPGNRIKDLEGYPAFVLVNRVTGDAMDASVGRGNPLKLKAYNPCYLDEFIMWTTNRDMGGGFRCIHMLCNLSLNFNALKVDGVQDDTKLVLSYWGVESDNPHLQWKIVPW from the exons ATGTACGACTACGGGCTCGGGCACCCATGGCTGAACCCTGAGGGCACCTTCAAGGTCTTCTGCAAGGCCGACGAGGGGCTCTGCCTCGCCGTCCGCGGCGGCTCCCTCGTCCTTGCCGCCGCCGACCCCGCCGACGAGCACCAGCACTGGTTCAAGGACGTCCGCTTCAGCCTGCGCATCAAGGATGAGGAGGGCAAGCCCGTCTTCTCCCTCATCAACAAGGCCACCGGCCTCGCCATCCGGCACTCCCTCGGCCCTTACCACCCG GTGAGGCTGCTGGAGTTCGACCCGGAGGGCTTCGAAGAGTCGCTGCTGTGGACGGAGAGCGGCCACTTGGGCAGGGACTTCGGCTGCATCCGCATGATGCACGACGTCGACATGGGCCTCGACGCCGCCTTGCCCCGCGGCGAGGACGGCGTGCGGGACGGCACGGGGATCACGCTCACGGAGGGTGCCGAGGCCGAGGGCGACACACGGAGCTGGAAGATCGTCTTCTGGAGCGAGGAGGCCAACAAGACCTGCGCCGGGCTTTACGCCGAGCCCACATGCCGCATCTACTGCAAGGCCGACGAGGGCTTCAGCCTCACCGTGCGCGACGGCGCTGTCTGCCTCGCGCccaccgacgccgacgacgactACCAGCACTGGATCCAGGACAAGAGGCCCGGGAACCGGATCAAGGACTTGGAAGGCTACCCCGCTTTTGTCCTCGTCAACAGAGTCACCGGCGATGCCATGGATGCCTCCGTAGGCCGGGGCAACCCT TTGAAGCTTAAGGCGTACAACCCGTGCTACCTGGATGAGTTCATAATGTGGACGACGAACCGTGACATGGGGGGTGGCTTTCGGTGCATACACATGCTGTGCAATCTCTCTCTCAACTTCAATGCCTTAAAGGTGGATGGGGTGCAAGATGATACCAAACTCGTGCTTTCGTATTGGGGTGTGGAATCAGACAACCCGCACCTTCAGTGGAAGATTGTTCCCTGGT AA